One Thauera sp. K11 DNA window includes the following coding sequences:
- a CDS encoding glycosyltransferase family 4 protein, with protein MKQLHVVGSYPVGTHTFVLWQLHGALARGHEVHVLAANRGNEAGQAMVSRLGLQGVRATCAGFRDYPALGLDLRRFERRFAAAANSALYGRLLAERRKTFFCDLVSRPGIAGVDLVQVHFVQWAVEVGIPLARLLDKPCVVTAHGAVSDTNPDFLKHVQAEADAIVLVSDGELEAWARCTGSDRKLSRVWNGLPLPSLPAARPPHAQAGTLEIVTIGRLAQEKRIADAIDAVARVDASGPLRCNLSIFGEGPLREPLGACIRELGMDDRIRLEGNVPHDRIMARLAASDLLVHAADVEPFGMAMIEAMAVGLPVVAARSSGAVQIVADGSTGLLFACGDVDGLAAGIRTLGADGGLRRAMGEAGRERAARLFSLDSHIAGMERLWETAIARHRGDSGHTTFHQPGERRP; from the coding sequence ATGAAGCAGCTCCACGTCGTCGGCAGCTACCCCGTGGGAACGCACACCTTCGTTCTCTGGCAGTTGCACGGCGCCCTGGCGCGGGGACATGAGGTTCATGTCCTGGCGGCGAACCGCGGCAACGAGGCGGGCCAGGCGATGGTTTCCCGGCTCGGCCTCCAGGGGGTGCGGGCAACCTGCGCCGGCTTTCGGGACTACCCCGCGCTGGGCCTCGATCTGCGCCGGTTCGAACGGCGATTCGCCGCCGCGGCGAACAGCGCCCTATACGGCCGCCTGCTCGCCGAACGCCGGAAGACCTTCTTCTGCGACCTCGTGTCGCGCCCGGGGATTGCCGGCGTCGATCTCGTCCAGGTCCATTTCGTCCAGTGGGCCGTGGAGGTCGGCATCCCGCTGGCCCGCCTGCTGGACAAGCCCTGCGTCGTGACCGCCCACGGCGCCGTCTCGGACACGAACCCGGACTTTCTCAAGCACGTGCAGGCGGAGGCCGATGCCATCGTCCTCGTCAGCGACGGAGAACTCGAAGCATGGGCCCGATGCACGGGCTCGGACCGCAAACTGTCGCGGGTCTGGAACGGACTGCCCCTGCCATCGCTCCCTGCCGCGCGTCCGCCCCACGCGCAGGCCGGCACGCTCGAAATCGTGACGATCGGCCGGCTCGCGCAGGAAAAGCGCATCGCCGACGCCATCGACGCGGTCGCTCGCGTCGACGCGAGCGGACCGCTCCGCTGCAACCTGTCGATCTTCGGCGAAGGCCCCCTGCGCGAACCGCTCGGCGCCTGCATCCGCGAACTCGGGATGGACGACCGCATCCGCCTCGAGGGCAACGTTCCCCACGACCGGATCATGGCCCGGCTCGCCGCATCCGACCTTCTCGTGCATGCGGCCGACGTAGAGCCGTTCGGCATGGCCATGATCGAGGCGATGGCAGTGGGACTGCCGGTCGTCGCGGCCCGCTCCAGCGGGGCGGTCCAGATCGTCGCCGATGGCAGCACCGGCCTGCTCTTCGCCTGCGGCGACGTCGACGGTCTCGCGGCCGGCATCCGGACGCTCGGCGCGGACGGGGGGTTGCGTCGGGCGATGGGGGAGGCGGGACGCGAGCGTGCAGCGCGGCTCTTCTCCCTCGATTCGCACATCGCCGGCATGGAACGTCTCTGGGAGACGGCCATCGCGCGCCACCGCGGCGATAGCGGCCACACCACCTTTCATCAGCCCGGGGAGCGACGCCCATGA
- a CDS encoding FkbM family methyltransferase: MNALEKRLIDAADRFGLALMPKWRMVRLPMAEHLGSVFRKYGIDAVIDVGANVGQYGDFLRNEVGFEGWILSFEPHPTTFATLARHVEADERWLAFKMALGAAPGTATLHVAGHSTLNSLREPDFAATEMAALKRRIVQEEEVPVETFDRQVMPLLQQHGLHRPYLKMDTQGFDLEVLRGAGEGLGSLAGLQFEGSIVPLYRDMPSYAEMLEHLSPRGFSISGLFPVAHDAALQLLEFDCIMVSTNHARRILDAQ, translated from the coding sequence ATGAATGCGCTGGAAAAACGACTGATCGATGCCGCCGACAGGTTCGGACTCGCCTTGATGCCGAAGTGGCGAATGGTGCGCCTGCCCATGGCCGAACATCTGGGCAGCGTCTTCCGCAAGTACGGGATCGACGCGGTGATCGACGTCGGCGCCAATGTCGGGCAATACGGCGATTTCCTGCGCAACGAGGTCGGCTTCGAGGGATGGATACTGAGTTTCGAACCCCATCCGACGACGTTCGCAACCCTCGCCCGGCACGTCGAGGCGGACGAACGCTGGCTGGCCTTCAAGATGGCGCTGGGCGCCGCGCCGGGCACGGCGACCCTGCACGTAGCGGGCCACAGCACCCTGAATTCGCTGCGCGAGCCGGACTTCGCCGCAACGGAGATGGCGGCGCTCAAGCGCCGGATCGTGCAAGAGGAAGAGGTTCCGGTCGAGACCTTCGACCGCCAGGTCATGCCCCTCCTGCAGCAACACGGCCTGCACCGCCCCTACCTCAAGATGGACACCCAGGGGTTCGACCTCGAAGTCCTGCGCGGCGCCGGCGAAGGGCTCGGCTCGCTCGCCGGACTCCAGTTCGAAGGCTCCATCGTGCCGCTCTACCGCGACATGCCGTCCTATGCCGAGATGCTGGAACATCTCTCCCCGAGAGGCTTCTCGATCTCCGGCCTGTTTCCGGTAGCCCACGATGCCGCCCTGCAGCTTCTCGAGTTCGACTGCATCATGGTGAGTACCAACCACGCACGGCGCATCCTCGATGCCCAGTGA
- a CDS encoding sulfotransferase family protein — protein MSEFLQKVAKTLNHHGDAALRTLRGLSWDVRRPAADRPVIVLGCSRAGTTVVYKTLSESPELGTLQRETHDFWVDLHPLVEKGWDTHALHAADASQRDRNHVARYFYRWTGKNRWVDKNNQNGLCVPYLRTLFPDAIFVYVKRSPGDNINSLIEGWGKPDKYATWSGVFPETVAVDGGRYERWCFFLAEGWRGYLRAPIEEVAAFQYEAINRAILEARGSVPASQWVEVFYEDLVRDPVAGYRKLYADCGLAFTPEVQAHCEQVLSKPYDVFGEIELDKWKKGRNRERVERVLGRVSGVAHDMGYPPA, from the coding sequence ATGAGTGAATTCCTCCAGAAAGTCGCCAAGACCCTCAACCACCACGGCGATGCCGCGCTGCGCACCCTGCGCGGACTGTCGTGGGACGTCCGCCGCCCCGCCGCGGATCGCCCGGTGATCGTCCTCGGATGCTCGCGCGCCGGCACTACCGTCGTCTACAAGACCCTCTCCGAATCGCCCGAGCTGGGCACGCTGCAGCGCGAAACCCACGATTTCTGGGTCGACCTGCATCCGCTCGTCGAGAAGGGCTGGGATACGCACGCCCTGCACGCCGCCGACGCCAGCCAGCGCGACCGGAACCACGTCGCACGCTACTTCTACCGCTGGACGGGCAAGAATCGCTGGGTGGACAAGAACAACCAGAACGGCCTGTGCGTCCCCTACCTGCGGACGCTCTTTCCCGACGCGATCTTCGTCTATGTGAAACGCAGCCCCGGCGACAACATCAATTCGCTGATCGAAGGCTGGGGCAAGCCCGACAAGTACGCCACCTGGAGCGGCGTGTTCCCCGAAACCGTCGCCGTCGACGGCGGCCGCTACGAGCGCTGGTGCTTCTTCCTCGCCGAGGGATGGCGCGGCTACCTGCGCGCGCCCATCGAAGAAGTCGCCGCCTTCCAGTACGAAGCCATCAACCGCGCAATTCTCGAGGCCCGCGGCTCGGTTCCCGCCTCGCAGTGGGTGGAAGTCTTCTACGAAGACCTCGTGCGCGATCCGGTGGCCGGCTACCGGAAGCTCTACGCCGACTGCGGGCTCGCCTTCACCCCGGAGGTGCAGGCCCACTGCGAGCAGGTGCTGAGCAAGCCCTACGACGTGTTCGGCGAGATCGAACTCGACAAATGGAAGAAGGGGCGCAACCGCGAACGCGTCGAGCGCGTGCTCGGCCGGGTCTCCGGGGTCGCGCACGACATGGGCTATCCGCCGGCATGA
- a CDS encoding glycosyltransferase family 2 protein, whose translation MSPPRFSVVIPVRDGAGFIGRAIDSVLAQSWPAHEIIVVDDGSTDATPEVAAAYGSRVRLLRQANAGVSAARNAGARAATGDWLAFLDADDWFYPDRLRLHAEFIGDDPELDFLTGDYDYRRPDGSRISGSMEIHPSGKAMLAKAAGALRVTMAAAEFEPFVADHFGDTHTLSVPRAAFLELGGYPTGFRVCEDVLFLVRLCARSRRAGIVCAPMAAYLIHEASATRRNPLQAQIDNVKTLRRMLQESAAFPPPVRRGVRSRVASGRLNLAYAYARAGRRRAALAAVLPLLWESPGARALRGIASVLRA comes from the coding sequence GTGAGCCCCCCCCGCTTCTCCGTCGTCATCCCCGTCCGTGACGGAGCGGGTTTCATCGGCCGGGCGATCGACTCGGTACTCGCACAAAGCTGGCCCGCGCACGAGATCATCGTCGTCGACGACGGCTCGACCGATGCCACCCCCGAGGTCGCCGCCGCCTACGGCAGCCGCGTGCGCCTGCTGCGGCAGGCCAACGCGGGCGTCTCGGCGGCGCGCAATGCCGGCGCCCGCGCCGCCACGGGCGACTGGCTGGCATTTCTGGATGCGGACGACTGGTTCTATCCCGACCGGCTCAGGCTGCACGCCGAGTTCATCGGCGACGACCCGGAACTGGATTTCCTCACTGGCGACTACGACTACCGCCGTCCGGACGGCAGCCGGATATCCGGCTCCATGGAGATCCACCCCTCGGGCAAGGCAATGCTGGCCAAGGCCGCCGGCGCCCTTCGCGTGACGATGGCCGCCGCGGAGTTCGAACCCTTCGTCGCCGACCATTTCGGCGACACGCACACGCTGAGCGTACCGCGCGCCGCCTTCCTGGAGCTTGGCGGCTATCCGACGGGTTTTCGCGTGTGCGAAGACGTGCTCTTCCTCGTGCGGCTGTGCGCGCGCAGCCGGCGTGCCGGCATCGTCTGCGCGCCGATGGCGGCCTACCTGATCCACGAGGCCAGCGCCACACGGCGAAATCCGCTCCAGGCCCAGATCGACAACGTGAAGACGCTGCGCAGGATGCTCCAGGAGTCGGCGGCCTTCCCCCCGCCCGTCAGGCGCGGCGTGAGATCGAGGGTGGCGAGCGGCCGGCTCAACCTGGCATATGCCTACGCCCGCGCAGGACGGCGGCGGGCCGCGCTCGCCGCCGTCCTGCCCTTGCTGTGGGAGTCCCCCGGCGCCAGGGCACTACGCGGAATCGCCTCGGTGCTGCGCGCCTGA
- a CDS encoding glycosyltransferase family 61 protein has translation MKLGITNRLVRATHVREAYPHVEPLARLPGEHLPPPAEPRPDFAEEARFLHAEGEATPDMFAAILPDALYHASANILVAGRGRILLDTDNVWQEWPNSPIHRRYYWRDQYLRPTRRLRGTTLALRSPANNYYHTVVDNLPRLFWLHQQAMAGIPITILVPGPYRPWEASYLPRLLPPTARIVEIEPRYLWRSDATLFGSYLSRAMSGHLPRRYLDFFLPRVLPARPRDRRHRIYITRRSAPGGRRVTNEAEVVRVLERYRVTPIALEDLDLSAQIELFYDAEAVVAPHGAGLTNMLYAESIDVIELHPTRAIMPHYYYMARSMGHRYCHLCADEQGRHSSFAVDVAALERTLDTVFPTR, from the coding sequence ATGAAGCTCGGCATCACCAACCGGCTGGTTCGCGCGACCCATGTGCGGGAAGCCTATCCGCACGTCGAACCCCTTGCCCGCCTGCCGGGTGAGCATCTCCCCCCGCCCGCGGAACCCAGGCCGGACTTCGCCGAGGAAGCCCGCTTTCTGCATGCCGAGGGAGAGGCGACGCCGGACATGTTCGCCGCCATCCTGCCGGACGCGCTCTACCACGCGTCGGCGAACATCCTAGTCGCCGGACGCGGCCGTATCCTCCTCGACACCGACAACGTCTGGCAAGAGTGGCCGAACTCGCCGATCCACCGCCGCTACTACTGGCGAGACCAGTATCTGCGCCCCACGCGGCGGCTGCGGGGCACGACGCTCGCCCTGCGCTCGCCCGCGAACAACTACTACCACACCGTCGTCGACAACCTGCCGCGCCTGTTCTGGCTCCACCAGCAAGCCATGGCGGGGATTCCGATCACGATCCTGGTGCCGGGCCCCTATCGCCCGTGGGAAGCCTCCTACCTCCCGCGGCTGCTGCCGCCGACCGCCCGGATCGTCGAGATCGAGCCCAGATACCTGTGGCGCAGCGACGCGACCCTGTTCGGCAGCTACCTGAGCCGCGCGATGTCCGGCCACCTGCCGCGGCGCTACCTCGACTTCTTCCTGCCGCGCGTGCTGCCGGCGCGGCCGCGCGACCGGCGCCATCGCATCTACATCACCCGGCGCAGCGCACCGGGCGGGCGGAGGGTGACGAACGAAGCCGAGGTGGTGCGCGTCCTGGAACGGTACCGCGTCACCCCCATCGCCCTGGAGGACCTCGACCTGTCCGCCCAGATCGAACTCTTCTACGACGCCGAAGCCGTCGTCGCACCGCACGGCGCCGGCCTCACCAACATGCTGTACGCCGAATCGATCGACGTCATCGAACTGCATCCGACGCGGGCGATCATGCCGCACTACTACTACATGGCCCGCTCCATGGGACACCGCTACTGCCACCTGTGCGCCGACGAACAGGGACGCCACAGCAGCTTCGCGGTAGACGTCGCAGCCCTCGAACGGACGCTGGACACCGTCTTCCCCACCCGCTGA
- a CDS encoding UDP-glucuronic acid decarboxylase family protein gives MSLRKRVLVTGGAGFLGSHLCERLLEKGYDVLCADNFFTGSRENILHLQGHPHFELLRHDITFPLYVEVDEIYNLACPASPVHYQFDPVQTTKTSVHGAINMLGLAKRTRARILQASTSEVYGDPDIHPQVESYWGNVNPIGPRSCYDEGKRCAETLFFDYYRQHKLQIKVARIFNTYGPRMHPNDGRVVSNFIVQALRNQPITLYGDGAQTRSFCYVDDLIDGLIRLMESPETLTGPINIGNPDEFTIRSLAEQVIARTGSSSTLEFHPLPQDDPRQRQPDITQARELLGWAPATALKDGLVKTIDYFRALIAKGLT, from the coding sequence ATGAGCCTACGCAAACGCGTCCTCGTCACCGGCGGAGCCGGCTTCCTCGGCTCCCACCTGTGCGAAAGGCTGCTCGAGAAGGGTTACGACGTCCTGTGCGCCGACAACTTCTTCACCGGCTCGCGCGAGAACATCCTGCACCTGCAGGGCCATCCCCACTTCGAACTGTTGCGGCACGACATCACCTTCCCGCTCTATGTCGAGGTCGACGAGATCTACAACCTCGCCTGCCCCGCATCGCCCGTGCACTACCAGTTCGATCCGGTGCAGACGACCAAGACGAGCGTGCACGGCGCCATCAACATGCTCGGCCTCGCCAAGCGGACCCGTGCCCGCATCCTTCAGGCATCGACCAGCGAGGTCTATGGCGACCCCGACATCCATCCCCAGGTGGAAAGCTACTGGGGCAATGTGAACCCGATCGGCCCGCGCTCGTGCTACGACGAGGGAAAGCGCTGCGCCGAAACGCTCTTCTTCGACTACTACCGCCAGCACAAGCTGCAGATCAAGGTCGCCCGGATCTTCAACACCTACGGTCCGCGCATGCATCCGAACGACGGGCGCGTCGTCTCCAACTTCATCGTCCAGGCGCTGCGAAACCAGCCCATCACGCTGTACGGCGACGGTGCCCAGACGCGCTCGTTCTGCTATGTCGACGACCTGATCGACGGCCTCATCCGGCTCATGGAATCGCCCGAGACGTTGACCGGCCCGATCAACATCGGCAATCCCGACGAATTCACCATCAGGTCGCTGGCCGAGCAGGTCATCGCGCGGACCGGGTCGTCCAGCACGCTGGAGTTCCACCCTCTGCCCCAGGACGACCCGCGTCAGCGGCAACCGGACATCACGCAGGCGCGCGAACTGCTCGGCTGGGCCCCGGCCACCGCCTTGAAGGACGGCCTCGTCAAGACGATCGACTACTTCCGGGCGCTGATCGCCAAGGGGCTCACGTAG
- a CDS encoding polysaccharide deacetylase family protein — protein MLKTAILFAAQYLGLFSLCRYLTRRHLRILCYHGTWLGPAPHYGDCLFMNAKRFQQRMDALKRRGYRVIPLAQACERLPAGRLGARDIVITIDDGWKGAYRHMLPVLEECGFPATLYIATEPVLLGEPLLHLLTPYLLARSCRNPADHAGLFPELGLKTTDQARIAEALAGHVSRHATAADRRAALARIGDRLGVDTTDLETRGAFSLMDPDEIRLARARGVDVQLHTHTHRMHNFDAARVATEITLNRQHLAPITGQDESEFVHFCYPSGLHRDTIYPILRRAGIRSATTTDFGLNAPSAEPLALKRILDCESMSNLELEARLCGFWSLVTGIRAGLKASLRRTKAIYEGARHPVSSQSGNGRH, from the coding sequence ATGTTGAAGACTGCCATATTGTTCGCCGCGCAGTACCTCGGCCTGTTCAGCCTCTGCCGGTACCTGACGCGCCGGCACCTGCGCATCCTCTGCTACCACGGCACATGGCTCGGCCCCGCCCCGCACTACGGCGATTGCCTGTTCATGAACGCCAAGCGTTTCCAGCAGCGCATGGACGCCCTGAAACGCCGGGGCTACCGCGTCATCCCGCTCGCGCAGGCATGCGAGCGTCTGCCGGCGGGGCGGCTCGGTGCGCGCGACATCGTCATCACCATCGACGACGGATGGAAGGGCGCCTACCGCCACATGCTCCCCGTGCTGGAAGAGTGCGGTTTTCCTGCCACGCTGTATATCGCCACCGAGCCGGTGCTCCTCGGCGAGCCGCTGCTGCATCTGCTCACGCCGTACCTGCTGGCGCGCTCCTGCCGGAACCCGGCGGATCACGCCGGGCTTTTCCCTGAACTCGGGCTCAAGACCACGGATCAGGCGCGGATTGCCGAAGCGCTCGCGGGCCATGTCTCCAGGCACGCCACCGCAGCCGACCGCAGGGCGGCCCTGGCCCGCATAGGCGACCGGCTCGGCGTCGACACGACCGACCTGGAAACGCGGGGCGCCTTTTCCCTGATGGACCCGGACGAGATCCGCCTTGCCCGCGCCCGCGGCGTCGACGTCCAGTTGCATACCCACACGCACCGCATGCACAACTTCGACGCCGCCAGGGTGGCGACCGAAATCACCCTCAACCGCCAGCACCTCGCTCCGATCACCGGGCAGGACGAGAGCGAATTCGTTCATTTCTGCTACCCGAGCGGCCTGCATCGCGACACGATCTACCCGATCCTGCGGCGAGCGGGCATCCGGTCCGCCACCACCACCGACTTCGGCCTCAACGCCCCGTCCGCCGAACCCCTCGCCCTCAAACGCATCCTCGACTGCGAATCCATGAGCAACCTCGAACTGGAAGCCCGCCTCTGCGGTTTCTGGAGCCTGGTGACCGGAATCAGGGCCGGGCTGAAGGCAAGCCTGCGGCGTACCAAGGCGATCTACGAAGGCGCGCGCCACCCCGTCTCTTCCCAGAGCGGCAATGGCCGCCACTAG
- a CDS encoding lipopolysaccharide biosynthesis protein — MTTGSKIRSGALWSFMGNTGSQILSFLFGIVLARMLAPEVFGMLLTIQVFTGVAGFIAGAGMGQALVRAKDTTRADYDIVFTLQLVIGCGIYAIFFVAGPLIADWYDTPLYGDLIRVSALSFLFRPFNNVPASILHREMRFKDMTWVRALSLLASNLACIALAYYGFGVWALILGGMVSPLITIPLFSILAKWRPGLSLDIRRAREVARYGMLVSVTDIIVYLRTRASAFVLSRTLGPAAVGLYNKGESLAGMPNGFITGSVYQVLFRALAAEQDNLDKCRYLFFRSIALVAVYGTPFYLGLLWLAEPLTVGLYGEKWLEAAGPLFILAFAWPFWLLDMLSGAVLAAFAWLHREVLSQLASFGFTMAAILLALDFGIEGVAWAIVAAAAFSAIYMYVLASRCLRARWYDFAIALLPAVLLNLILAIALFAAEHVLPHQLRATPIAYVLAMTAIGGIVYGLGFLYAPIPALVGEQARWKTKLTQCFRAG, encoded by the coding sequence ATGACCACTGGCAGCAAGATCCGCAGCGGCGCACTCTGGTCGTTCATGGGCAACACCGGAAGCCAGATCCTCAGCTTCCTCTTCGGCATCGTCCTCGCACGCATGCTGGCGCCGGAAGTGTTCGGCATGCTGCTCACCATCCAGGTCTTCACCGGCGTCGCCGGCTTCATCGCCGGCGCCGGCATGGGTCAGGCGCTGGTCCGCGCCAAGGACACCACGCGGGCCGACTACGACATCGTTTTCACGCTGCAGCTCGTCATCGGCTGCGGGATCTACGCCATCTTCTTCGTCGCGGGACCGCTGATCGCCGACTGGTACGACACGCCGCTCTACGGCGACCTCATCCGCGTGTCGGCGCTGTCCTTCCTCTTCCGCCCGTTCAACAACGTGCCCGCGAGCATCCTGCACCGCGAGATGCGGTTCAAGGACATGACCTGGGTGCGCGCGCTGTCGCTCCTCGCCTCCAACCTCGCCTGCATTGCGCTCGCCTACTACGGCTTCGGCGTCTGGGCGCTCATCCTGGGCGGCATGGTCAGCCCGCTGATCACGATCCCGCTGTTCAGCATCCTGGCCAAGTGGCGTCCGGGCCTCTCCCTGGACATCCGGCGCGCCAGGGAAGTCGCACGCTACGGCATGCTCGTGTCCGTGACCGACATCATCGTCTACCTGCGGACGCGGGCCAGCGCATTCGTCCTGTCGCGCACGCTCGGCCCGGCAGCGGTGGGCCTGTACAACAAGGGCGAGAGCCTGGCCGGAATGCCCAACGGCTTCATCACCGGATCGGTCTATCAAGTCCTGTTCCGTGCGCTCGCCGCGGAGCAGGACAACCTGGACAAGTGCCGCTACCTGTTCTTCCGCAGCATCGCGCTGGTGGCCGTCTATGGCACGCCGTTCTACCTCGGCCTGCTGTGGCTGGCAGAACCGCTGACGGTCGGCCTTTATGGTGAAAAATGGCTCGAGGCTGCCGGCCCGCTCTTCATCCTTGCCTTCGCCTGGCCCTTCTGGCTGCTCGACATGCTCTCGGGAGCGGTGCTCGCGGCCTTCGCCTGGCTCCATCGCGAAGTCCTGTCGCAACTGGCAAGCTTCGGCTTCACCATGGCGGCGATCCTTCTCGCGCTGGATTTCGGCATAGAAGGCGTGGCATGGGCGATCGTCGCCGCGGCGGCGTTTTCCGCCATCTACATGTACGTCCTCGCCTCGCGCTGCCTGCGCGCCCGCTGGTACGATTTCGCCATTGCGCTCCTGCCGGCCGTGCTCCTGAACCTGATCCTCGCCATCGCGTTGTTCGCCGCCGAGCACGTCCTTCCGCACCAGTTGCGCGCCACGCCCATCGCGTACGTCCTGGCGATGACGGCGATCGGCGGCATCGTCTATGGGCTGGGCTTCCTGTATGCGCCGATCCCGGCCCTGGTCGGCGAACAGGCCCGGTGGAAGACCAAGCTCACGCAGTGCTTCAGAGCCGGCTGA
- a CDS encoding glycosyltransferase family 2 protein, whose translation MPARISIVMPCYNAAHHLPRSIGSVLAQSAGDWELIAVDDGSRDGTLACLRSLDEPRIRVISQTNQGVSAARNAGLSHCRGEFIAFLDADDTWAPDFLRTLLGALENTPDAVLAYCGWQNLGLSGLRGNPFVPPDYEAPRKTISLLESCRWPIHACLTRRTAIEAAGRFDPRLRIGEDYLLWMEVAAQGRILRVPEVLAYYHHHGGPQATQDKPRALLDTLKAKEIFLGRHPDLAAAIPRHELETLTWGAFIAGANALYWKGNIDAARPLYRKALLSGRGSAKDKLRMAPSLLPKFLHLGLARLLGQGMKEVQ comes from the coding sequence GTGCCCGCCCGCATCTCGATCGTCATGCCGTGCTACAACGCGGCACACCATCTGCCACGCAGCATCGGCTCCGTGCTGGCACAGAGTGCCGGCGACTGGGAACTGATCGCGGTGGACGACGGCTCGCGTGACGGTACGCTCGCCTGCCTGCGCTCGCTCGACGAGCCGAGAATCCGGGTCATATCACAGACGAATCAGGGGGTCAGCGCCGCGCGCAACGCGGGGCTGTCGCATTGCCGCGGAGAGTTCATCGCCTTTCTGGACGCGGACGACACCTGGGCGCCGGATTTTCTCCGCACCCTGCTCGGCGCGCTCGAGAACACGCCGGACGCAGTGCTGGCCTATTGCGGCTGGCAGAACCTGGGGCTCTCCGGGCTGCGCGGCAACCCCTTCGTTCCGCCCGACTACGAGGCGCCGCGCAAGACGATCTCGCTGCTCGAAAGCTGCCGCTGGCCGATCCACGCCTGCCTCACCCGCCGCACGGCGATCGAAGCCGCCGGCCGGTTCGATCCGCGGCTCAGGATCGGGGAAGACTATCTGCTGTGGATGGAAGTCGCCGCGCAGGGACGCATCCTGCGCGTACCCGAAGTGCTCGCGTATTACCATCACCACGGCGGACCGCAGGCCACGCAGGACAAACCCCGCGCGCTGCTCGATACCTTGAAGGCCAAGGAGATATTCCTCGGACGGCACCCGGATCTGGCGGCGGCCATCCCGCGGCACGAACTCGAAACACTGACGTGGGGCGCGTTCATCGCCGGCGCCAACGCGCTCTACTGGAAGGGCAACATCGACGCCGCCCGCCCGCTATACCGCAAGGCCCTGCTGTCCGGACGCGGGTCGGCCAAGGACAAGCTCCGCATGGCGCCCAGCCTGCTCCCCAAATTCCTTCATCTGGGGCTGGCACGATTGCTCGGCCAGGGAATGAAGGAAGTGCAATGA
- a CDS encoding beta-1,6-N-acetylglucosaminyltransferase, with the protein MTIKCVYAIFSHVNPAQVLRLVAALRALSPQAHIVVHHDPAHEALDPARVRQAGGVLIPDPVPGEWGDWSQVLQHLHVMRWCVGNLEFDWFITLTGQSYPIGRLDELERFLASSPADAYLINFDAYDPAVWPRGEAAKRYHYRYFKLPKFRYWHRVPAIVRDRIPAAIRAFNRIQPVLRLFPYPKGLPTRLGILCPRRPFNGTDMKLGGGNQNTNYRRSAIEAILDHVDSHPAYCAYFRRTALPDEAFFATILRNSPALHIVDDSLRYIYWPGGHSASGGVMDLRHLPELEASSAYFALKFDQNASPELLDHIDHKLGLRPAD; encoded by the coding sequence ATGACCATCAAGTGTGTCTACGCGATCTTTTCGCACGTCAATCCTGCGCAGGTATTGCGGCTGGTAGCAGCGCTACGCGCCCTCTCGCCGCAGGCCCACATCGTCGTGCATCACGATCCGGCACATGAGGCGCTCGATCCGGCCCGGGTCCGGCAAGCGGGCGGCGTGCTCATTCCCGATCCCGTCCCGGGCGAATGGGGCGACTGGTCGCAGGTACTCCAGCATCTCCACGTAATGCGATGGTGCGTCGGCAACCTCGAATTCGACTGGTTCATCACCCTCACGGGACAAAGCTATCCGATCGGGCGGCTGGACGAACTGGAAAGGTTTCTCGCCTCATCTCCGGCGGATGCGTACCTGATCAACTTCGACGCCTACGATCCGGCGGTCTGGCCGCGCGGCGAGGCGGCGAAACGCTACCACTACAGATACTTCAAGCTGCCGAAATTCAGATACTGGCATCGGGTTCCGGCCATCGTCCGCGACCGCATTCCCGCCGCCATCCGTGCCTTCAACCGCATCCAGCCGGTGCTGAGGCTATTTCCCTACCCCAAGGGCCTGCCGACGCGGCTGGGGATACTGTGCCCCCGCCGCCCTTTCAACGGCACGGACATGAAACTGGGTGGCGGCAACCAGAATACGAATTATCGGCGCTCGGCGATCGAGGCGATTCTGGATCATGTGGATTCGCATCCCGCCTACTGCGCCTACTTCCGCCGTACCGCGCTCCCCGACGAGGCGTTCTTTGCAACCATCCTCAGGAATTCGCCCGCCCTGCACATCGTCGACGACAGCCTGCGGTACATATACTGGCCCGGCGGCCACTCGGCGAGCGGAGGCGTGATGGACCTGCGCCACCTGCCGGAACTCGAGGCATCCTCCGCATACTTTGCGTTGAAATTCGACCAGAATGCATCCCCGGAGCTGCTCGACCACATCGACCACAAGCTGGGTTTGCGTCCCGCCGACTGA